Proteins co-encoded in one Papaver somniferum cultivar HN1 chromosome 5, ASM357369v1, whole genome shotgun sequence genomic window:
- the LOC113278721 gene encoding uncharacterized protein LOC113278721: MWKGLHDAIPVKARIFRHLNADDQICVLCSMNQTEDLDHLLLHCSFSQGIWKNFFHNQFVSIVQHHSVLSWIQTWQLKGSNINIKHTPLVVHLALCIMHFIWKHRCRAVFSNITPNNRTVIHQINSYRVQHQLDTAFVAHNHYHLQNYILHLPWVPPPMQFLKINIDASYNSESLLAGIGIITRNSAGAFVMGRETLKRVINVEQAEAWAMVEAMQIADSNGWTNVIFETDNWSISNFLQHQTNICQW, encoded by the coding sequence ATGTGGAAAGGATTACATGATGCTATACCCGTGAAAGCTCGCATTTTTAGGCATCTGAATGCTGATGATCAAATATGTGTTCTGTGTAGTATGAATCAAACTGAAGATCTGGACCATTTGCTACTTCATTGCTCCTTCTCTCAAGGTATAtggaagaattttttccataatcaGTTCGTTTCCATTGTGCAGCATCACTCGGTTCTCTCCTGGATTCAGACTTGGCAGCTTAAGGGTTCGAATATAAATATCAAACACACACCTCTAGTTGTGCACTTAGCTCTCTGTATAATGCACTTCATTTGGAAGCATAGATGTAGGGCTGTTTTCAGCAATATAACACCCAATAATCGAACTGTCATACATCAGATAAACTCTTACAGGGTACAACATCAGTTAGACACCGCATTTGTTGCTCATAATCATTACCATTTACAGAACTACATCTTACATTTGCCTTGGGTTCCTCCTCCTATGCAGTTCTTAAAGATAAATATTGATGCTTCATATAATTCTGAATCTTTGTTAGCTGGTATTGGTATTATAACTAGAAATTCTGCAGGGGCCTTTGTCATGGGAAGAGAAACATTGAAAAGAGTTATAAATGTTGAGCAAGCTGAAGCCTGGGCTATGGTAGAAGCTATGCAAATAGCAGATTCAAATGGTTGGACTAATGTTATTTTTGAGACAGACAATTGGAGTATCAGTAACTTTTTACAACATCAAACTAATATTTGTCAGTGGTAG
- the LOC113278719 gene encoding F-box protein At3g07870-like produces the protein MSGLPEELYLEISTFAYYHPLYSVSYDSLSSTLMNGFDADVVEIDFPFKSLKYDNQLLCSCNGLLLFWSEEYYHFYLWNPVTEKCKGIPESHNCYIFAFGYDCKTRNCKLVNVVDFEDTNVKDVGGEAGEMQQGQDVIISLDISDERFEHIQVPNIALENEALANERDLYKNVGVLERCLSLFVNVDGICELWVMQDYGVHESWTKRYIINFDNITTGACEYVRVMRTFKDGEILLKLDEIDVLVVYDPKQGSARKKKVCGLELREAINYFESLVSR, from the exons atgTCAGGCCTTCCGGAGGAGCTTTATCTTGAAATATCAACGTTTGCAT ATTATCACCCGCTCTACTCCGTAAGTTATGATTCATTATCGTCAACTTTGATGAACGGTTTTGATGCGGATGTTGTTGAAATCGACTTCCCTTTCAAGTCTTTAAAGTATGATAACCAGTTGTTGTGTTCTTGTAATGGTCTCCTCCTTTTTTGGAGCGAAGAGTACTACCACTTTTACTTATGGAATCCGGTCACTGAGAAATGTAAGGGGATACCCGAATCACATAATTGTTACATATTTGCTTTTGGTTATGATTGCAAGACTAGGAATTGCAAGTTGGTAAATGTGGTAGATTTTGAGGATACAAATGTTAAAGACGTCGGGGGAGAAGCAG GTGAAATGCAGCAAGGCCAAGACGTGATAATCTCTTTGGATATAAGTGACGAAAGATTCGAGCATATTCAAGTACCAAACATAGCCTTGGAGAATGAAGCTTTAGCGAACGAACGCGATCTTTATAAGAATGTGGGAGTGTTGGAAAGGTGCCTTAGTCTATTTGTTAATGTTGATGGAATATGTGAATTATGGGTCATGCAAGATTATGGAGTACACGAATCTTGGACAAAACGTTATATCATTAACTTTGATAACATTACTACTGGTGCTTGCGAATATGTCAGAGTTATGCGAACCTTTAAAGATGGTGAAATTCTACTCAAGCTTGATGAAATAGATGTTCTAGTTGTATATGACCCAAAGCAAGGAAGtgctagaaaaaaaaaagtttgtggCCTAGAGTTGAGGGAagcaataaattattttgagagcttAGTTTCGCGTTAA
- the LOC113278720 gene encoding protein LIM1, translated as MKAGCLLLLLAAAAAVMVGQAAGQGCSYTFFSSLVQLIPCRPAVSPFSPIPPSEACCNSVRMLGRTCLCVLVNGPPISGVDRNMAMELPAKCTANFEPCNLWTP; from the exons ATGAAGGCGGGTTGTTTGTTACTGTTGTTGGCAGCCGCGGCTGCAGTCATGGTTGGACAAGCAGCGGGTCAGGGTTGCAGCTACACTTTCTTCTCATCACTTGTTCAGCTCATACCGTGCAGGCCGGCTGTTTCGCCATTCAGCCCCATACCACCTAGTGAAGCCTGTTGCAACTCTGTCAGAATGCTTGGCCGTACTTGTTTGTGTGTCCTAGTGAACGGCCCTCCCATATCTGGTGTCGACCGCAATATGGCGATGGAGCTGCCCGCTAAATGCACTGCTAATTTTGAACCAT GTAATCTTTGGACACCGTGA
- the LOC113277248 gene encoding protein MOS2-like translates to MSNLQSLATKSYSATDDPETRFEREAAPPTTVADQGFKYGLTLRKKDGSEVDDNSGKSRVVVSSSSINVNLPEDRVDFPYAEALLAGYGWKKGQGIGKNAKEEVQVVQYVGWTERLGLVYEPHGSRETKKRKIQGETRNAAKHDNSTGLSQKGGKVKGDDPSWLISHIRVRVVSKTFRGGKLYMKKGEIVDVVERSVCDIAMDESKEVIQGVKQDILETVIPRCGGAVLILYGKHKGVFGNLVLDVHLEQIAEYIGDPSHLGY, encoded by the coding sequence ATGAGTAATCTTCAAAGTCTTGCAACAAAATCTTATTCTGCTACTGATGATCCTGAAACTCGGTTCGAACGAGAAGCAGCACCTCCAACTACAGTTGCTGATCAGGGTTTCAAGTATGGATTAACTCTTAGAAAAAAGGATGGCAGTGAGGTTGATGATAACTCTGGTAAATCTAGAGTTGTTGTTAGTAGTTCATCTATTAATGTGAATTTGCCTGAGGATCGCGTTGATTTCCCTTATGCCGAGGCTTTACTTGCTGGTTATGGTTGGAAAAAGGGACAAGGGATTGGAAAGAATGCCAAGGAAGAAGTTCAAGTTGTTCAGTATGTGGGATGGACTGAAAGACTAGGGTTAGTTTATGAACCTCATGGTAGTAGAGAGACGAAAAAGAGGAAAATACAAGGAGAAACACGAAATGCAGCTAAACATGATAATAGTACTGGATTGAGCCAGAAAGGAGGAAAAGTGAAGGGTGATGATCCTTCTTGGTTGATTAGTCACATTAGAGTTAGAGTAGTTAGCAAAACATTTAGAGGAGGGAAACTGTATATGAAGAAGGGAGAAATAGTCGATGTGGTTGAGCGAAGTGTATGTGATATTGCAATGGATGAAAGCAAAGAGGTTATTCAGGGTGTAAAGCAAGACATCCTTGAGACAGTAATTCCAAGGTGTGGCGGTGCAGTCCTAATTCTTTATGGAAAGCACAAGGGGGTCTTTGGGAATCTTGTGCTCGATGTTCATCTTGAACAAATTGCAGAGTACATTGGAGATCCAAGTCATTTAGGATATTGA